The following are encoded together in the Azospirillum lipoferum 4B genome:
- a CDS encoding amino acid ABC transporter ATP-binding protein, whose product MSQAMSQGTAKAKHVLSGEEIIRCTGVNKWYGEFHVLKNIDLSVQKGERIVVCGPSGSGKSTMIRCLNRLEEHQKGTIVIDGIELTNNLKNIELVRREVGMVFQHFNLFPHLTVLENCTLAPIWVRKKPKAEAEEIAMSYLKRVRIAEQAHKYPGQLSGGQQQRVAIARSLCMSPKVMLFDEPTSALDPEMVKEVLDVMIGLAEDGMTMLCVTHEMGFAKSVADRVIFMDRGEIVEQDTPDNFFSNPKSDRTRLFLSQILNH is encoded by the coding sequence ATGTCCCAGGCCATGTCCCAGGGCACCGCCAAGGCCAAGCACGTCCTCAGCGGCGAGGAAATCATCCGCTGCACCGGCGTCAACAAATGGTATGGCGAATTCCACGTCCTGAAGAACATCGACCTCAGCGTCCAGAAGGGTGAGCGCATCGTTGTCTGCGGCCCGTCGGGCTCTGGCAAATCGACGATGATCCGCTGCCTGAACCGGCTCGAGGAGCATCAGAAGGGCACCATCGTCATCGATGGGATCGAGCTGACCAACAATCTGAAGAACATCGAACTGGTCCGGCGCGAAGTCGGCATGGTGTTCCAGCACTTCAACCTGTTCCCGCACCTGACCGTGCTGGAGAACTGCACGCTCGCCCCGATCTGGGTCCGCAAGAAGCCGAAGGCGGAAGCGGAGGAGATCGCGATGAGCTATCTGAAGCGTGTGCGCATCGCCGAGCAGGCCCATAAGTATCCTGGCCAGCTTTCGGGCGGCCAGCAGCAGCGCGTCGCCATCGCGCGGTCGCTGTGCATGAGCCCGAAGGTGATGCTGTTCGACGAACCGACATCGGCGCTCGACCCCGAAATGGTCAAGGAAGTGCTGGACGTCATGATCGGTTTGGCCGAGGACGGCATGACCATGCTGTGCGTCACGCACGAGATGGGCTTCGCCAAGTCGGTCGCCGACCGCGTGATCTTCATGGACCGCGGTGAGATCGTCGAGCAGGACACTCCGGACAATTTCTTCTCGAATCCGAAATCGGACCGCACGCGCCTGTTCCTCAGCCAAATCCTGAACCACTGA